ACGCGACCACTGGCATGGGCTTCAACAAGCACCAGATGCAGGCAAGCATCTACGACGTGCTCATAAACGAGTCTGATCTGCGCTCCGTGATGATGGAGACTGAGATATCGCACCTCAGGATGATCCCCTCGAACACCCAGCTGGTGGGGGCGGAGGTTGAGCTTGTGGGGATTGTTTCACGTGAAACACGGCTCAAGGAGCACCTCCAGAGGATAAAGGATGAGTTCGACTATATCATCATAGATTGCCCGCCCTCGCTCGGGCTGCTGACGCTCAACGCCCTGGTGGCTGCCGATTCGGTGCTCATACCGGTCCAGTGCGAATACTATGCGATGGAGGGGATAGCGGATCTGCAGAGGACGATTTCGCTCGTCGCCGGCCGCCTTAATCCAAATCTTAAGATCAAGGGCATCGTTCTCACGATGTTCGACGCGCGCAACAACCTCTCTCATCAGGTGCAGAATGAAATCAGAAACCACTTTAAAGACGCGGTGTTCCATGTGGTTATCCCGAGGAATGTGAGGCTCTCCGAGGCCCCGAGCCACGGAAAGCCCATCCTCTTATACGACGTGGCCTCGAGGGGGGCGCAGAGCTACTTTGAGCTCGCGCAGGAGGTGCTCGCTGTCAATTAGAGGCTGAGA
The genomic region above belongs to Pseudomonadota bacterium and contains:
- a CDS encoding ParA family protein codes for the protein MAEIIAICNQKGGVGKTTTSINLAASLAAAEKRTLLLDLDAQGNATTGMGFNKHQMQASIYDVLINESDLRSVMMETEISHLRMIPSNTQLVGAEVELVGIVSRETRLKEHLQRIKDEFDYIIIDCPPSLGLLTLNALVAADSVLIPVQCEYYAMEGIADLQRTISLVAGRLNPNLKIKGIVLTMFDARNNLSHQVQNEIRNHFKDAVFHVVIPRNVRLSEAPSHGKPILLYDVASRGAQSYFELAQEVLAVN